The following are encoded in a window of Castanea sativa cultivar Marrone di Chiusa Pesio chromosome 5, ASM4071231v1 genomic DNA:
- the LOC142633458 gene encoding RING-H2 finger protein ATL3-like translates to MSSSGSSKLDDSAAVELTGKIMVVAIIVLFVVVVFVLGLHLYAKWFWWSIEEANTTSPPSRRRRRRFVFAPGQDPAVANLRSGLEPLVLRSLPVMEFNPKNFKDGLECAVCLSELEEGEKARLLPKCNHAFHVDCIDMWFQSHSTCPLCRNPVAPPQGSNSSSTSAEMVAENALVLDEPQGENLASGYSIDSPNFPTNVLFWGNQTQLSSGTACLEEGPSSSSASSGIATRPADGVLVIDIPRLMTENLSSSLSPSASRFVEEESKSPMTTRLRSLKRLLSRDRRSNPCSPGSVDVEQGGRGQS, encoded by the coding sequence ATGAGTAGCTCCGGGTCATCTAAACTGGATGACTCAGCAGCGGTAGAACTAACAGGGAAGATAATGGTGGTAGCCATAATTGTACTCTTCGTGGTGGTGGTGTTTGTGCTGGGTCTCCATCTCTACGCCAAATGGTTTTGGTGGAGCATTGAAGAAGCTAACACTACTTCTCCTCCTTCTCGCCGCCGTCGCCGCCGCTTTGTCTTTGCACCAGGCCAAGACCCTGCTGTTGCCAACTTGAGAAGCGGGCTTGAACCATTAGTCCTGCGTTCACTTCCCGTAATGGAATTCAATCCCAAAAACTTCAAAGATGGTTTGGAATGTGCTGTTTGCCTTTCTGAGcttgaggaaggagagaaagcTAGGCTGCTACCCAAATGCAATCATGCTTTCCACGTTGATTGCATTGACATGTGGTTTCAGTCACACTCTACCTGTCCGCTTTGTCGAAATCCGGTTGCTCCTCCTCAAGGCTCCAACTCCAGTAGTACTAGTGCTGAAATGGTAGCAGAGAATGCTTTAGTCCTTGATGAGCCTCAAGGCGAGAATTTGGCTTCTGGGTATTCCATAGACTCTCCAAATTTCCCAACAAACGTGTTGTTTTGGGGAAACCAGACTCAGTTAAGCTCTGGGACTGCTTGTTTGGAAGAAGGCCCTTCGTCTTCTTCGGCTTCATCAGGTATTGCTACTAGGCCAGCGGATGGAGTTTTGGTGATTGATATACCAAGGCTGATGACTGAGAATTTGTCATCATCATTATCCCCTTCAGCAAGCAGGTTTGTCGAGGAGGAATCAAAGTCACCTATGACAACAAGATTGAGGTCATTAAAGAGGCTTTTGAGCAGAGATAGAAGATCAAATCCTTGTAGTCCCGGTTCTGTTGATGTTGAACAAGGGGGGAGAGGACAGAGTTAA
- the LOC142633459 gene encoding uncharacterized protein LOC142633459, with translation MKKSPIYPKYETTDYEGDGFDSHVVDFSQFLQEARHHAREVGFQSSSLHPEENGKKRLAEEKKGKKSWKDSLLSWWKTDKKSKLQVEPEVSSYNSTPRQRLVSGPIHGSGKTNDCRYRHSTSGPISGLFNPTKRVENEIPYTCLDQLDRPHDVQTYGPVYLVT, from the exons ATGAAGAAATCTCCAATATACCCGAAGTATGAAACAACTGATTATGAGGGTGATGGATTTGATTCTCATGTTGTGGACTTCTCGCAG TTCTTACAAGAAGCAAGACACCATGCAAGGGAAGTAGGTTTCCAGAGCTCATCACTGCATCcagaagaaaatggaaagaaaagattggccgaagagaaaaagggaaagaaatcATGGAAAGATTCTCTCTTGTCATGGTGGAAAACTGACAAAAAGAGCAAGCTTCAAGTAGAACCAGAAGTTAGTTCTTACAATTCAACTCCAAGACAGCGTCTTGTTTCTGGTCCAATACATGGCAGTGGCAAGACTAATGATTGCAGGTACAGGCATTCCACATCTGGGCCTATTAGTGGCCTTTTTAACCCCACTAAGAGAGTGGAGAATGAGATACCTTATACGTGTCTTGACCAGCTTGACAGACCTCATGATGTTCAGACCTATGGACCTGTTTACCTCGTAACATAG